The Castanea sativa cultivar Marrone di Chiusa Pesio chromosome 4, ASM4071231v1 sequence aaagaagagttgaCTCACACGGACGACACAGGGAGAGACATTTAACACCCTCCGAAAATACCAGATGAAGCTCAATCCtagtaagtgtgtgtttggggtAGCTtcaggaaagttcttagggtttatGGTGTCCCAAAGAGGGATAGAAGCGAATCCAGAGAAAGTGCAAGCAATACTCAACATGGCATCACCAAAGACCGTcaaggaagtccaaaagctcacggGAAGGATAgctgcactcaataggttcgtctctaaagcgacggacaaatgtctcccatttttcaaaacattgaagCAAGCCTTCGCCTGGACCGATGAATGTGAGGCAGCCTTTCAAGAGCTCAAGCGTTACCTCGGTAGCCCGCCCATCTTGAGTCCTTCAAAAGCAGGGGAAAGCCTTTATTTATACCTGGCAGCATCAACCACGGCCGTCAGTGCGGCCTTAATTAgagaggaagataagaagcAACTCCCAGTTTACTATGTCAGTCAAACCTTCCAATGGGCAGAGGCCAGATATCCCAGGATCGAGAAGATCGTTTTCGCCCTAATAGTGGCTTCACGAAAGctacgaccatacttcgaagcacatcctatccttgtaatgacggaccaacctATCCGAAAATCCATGAACAAACCTGAAGCAGCGGGCAGAATGGTCCAATGGGCGATTGAACTCGGCCGAttcgacatcgaataccatccTAGAACGGCGATCAAGGCGCAAGCTGCAGCGAGACTTCATAGCAGAATTCACCCTTCCAGAAGATGACGACGACCAAAAAGAGGTGGAACGGTGGACGATCCAGACTGACGGATCGTCAAcccaaaagaggggaggagtaggggtcattataaacacccctgatggagaaaaactccaatatggagtccaattaaaattcccggcaaccaacaacgaggctgagtacgaaggcaTACTGACGGGACTGAGACTTGGCAAAGCCCTCGGGATTAAGAACCTGCTTATTCAGAGTGACTCGAAGCTGGCGATAGGACAGATCCGAGAAGAATATGAGGCAAAGGAAGAGAGGATGTAGAAGTACCTCAAGCTGATTAAATATTTAGCTAGTGGGTTCGATAAGTTGGATTTTGTTCGGATCCCGAGGAGCCAGAATGCTGCGGCAGACGAGGTCGCCAAAATGGCCTCGTCCGACGAAGAACTAACGAACAGTGAAATTCTAATGGAGATTCAGAAACACCCCAGCATCGAGGAAGTCCCAGTATTCTCCGTCCAGAGCGTAGGTGGTTGGATGGAACTGATCATCTCATATCTCCAAGACGGGCATCTCCCTAGTGACTCAGCGGAAGCCAGGAAGATTAAAGCAAGAGCGGCTAGGTTTACAATTTTGAAcgataccttatacaaaagagggttTTCCCTGCCTTATCTGAAGTGCctcgacgaggaagaagccaagtatgTCCTTCACGAAAttcacgaagggatttgtggagaCCATGCCGGGCCTAGATCCCTGGTAAGCAAAGTTGTTCGCACAGGATACTTCTGGCCGACCATGCAGGCAGACGCCACGGAGCTCATCAAGAGATGCGAcaaatgccagaggttcgggaaTGTCCAGAGGTTGCCAGCAGAAAAGATGACAACGATTACCtccccatggccgttcgcacaatgggggattgATATCATCGGCCCATTACCCCAAGGAAGAGGACAGGTAAGGTTCTTACTCGTCGCTatcgattacttcactaaatgggtcgaagcagaAGCAATGGCAACGATCACAGAAGCAAGAATCCGTGGCTTCGTGTGGAGAAATATAGTctgcaggttcgggattccaagaacaattatttcagataatggccgaCAGTTCGACAGCCAGGGATTCAAGGATTTCTGCTCGGGGCTAGGCATCAAGAATAAATTCTCGTCACCTGGACACCCGCAGTCAAACAGACAAATAGAAGTAACTAATCGAACCCTGCTCAGGATTGTCAAAGCCCGGCTAGACGAAGCTAAGGGCGCATGACCgaaagaattgcccaatgtcctgtgggcctacagaacgacggcaagaaccccaacgggagagacacctTTCAGGCTCACTTACGGCACCGAAGCTGTAATTCCCGTCGAGGTAGGCATGGCCAGCATCAGGCGAGAAGTGTTCCATGAGGAAGACAACGACGACCAACTTCGAATCAACCTGGATTGCTTAGACGAAGTTAGGGATAAGGCCTCGGACGTGACGAAGAAGTACCAACAGAAGATGAATGAATACTATAACAAAAGGGTCAAGCTCAGAACACTAGGAATTGGTGACCTCGT is a genomic window containing:
- the LOC142632868 gene encoding uncharacterized protein LOC142632868 — protein: MASIRREVFHEEDNDDQLRINLDCLDEVRDKASDVTKKYQQKMNEYYNKRVKLRTLGIGDLVLRKVTTATKNSAHGKLGPTWEGPYRVVHYSRQGSYHLETLDGQKLPRPWNIEHLKKYHQQM